A single window of Anaerocolumna chitinilytica DNA harbors:
- a CDS encoding cyclic lactone autoinducer peptide produces the protein MKSQLEKRLLNAVSKIALDNAKKSANSACVFVGYQAKLPESVKNLRKF, from the coding sequence GTGAAAAGTCAGCTTGAAAAAAGACTACTAAACGCAGTTTCGAAGATAGCTTTGGATAATGCCAAGAAATCAGCTAATTCTGCATGTGTGTTTGTTGGCTATCAGGCTAAACTTCCGGAGTCAGTGAAAAACTTAAGAAAATTTTAA